The bacterium DNA window GGAATCCGACAGGAAGTCCTCGGTGACCGCGTGCGTTCGACCGCGATCCGCTGGACCGAGGAAGCCGGACCGATCGAGCTCGTGCCCGCGGCGCTTCTGGCGTCGACCAGCCGGACCACGGCTCTCTCGGGAGACGGCGGCGTCGCCTTCGGCACCTATCGCCTCGACTCGCCGGAATTTCCCCGCGCGTTCGTCGTCGATTCGAAGCACGGCTTCCTCGACCTCGGGAACCTCCTCCCGGATGCGCTCACCGGCTCGCTCCTGGCTTCGAGCCAGGACGGTCGCGTCGCCGTCGGCGACGCCTCCCTCTTCGGGAGAGCGGAGGGTTCGTTCGTCACGCCGACCGAAGCGATTCTCTGGGAAAGCGGCAAAGGCGCGCGCCGTCTCGCCGAGATCCTCGAAGAACTCGGCGTGGACCTGCGCGGCGCGAGACTGCAATCCGCGATCGACGTCTCCGCCGATGGCACCCGCGTCCTGGGCCGAACCTCGGAGGGCTACGCGTTCGTCGCCGTCATCCCCGAACCGTCGACCGCGATCCTGATGGGACTCGGTCTGCTCGGCCTCGCCGCCGGCTCGACACGATCTCGGCGCCCGCTGCGGCGCTAGCGACAGGTCGACCGCGCCCCGACGAGTGGCCCCGACCAGCCCGCCGCGGCTCAGGGTCGCTCGATCGCGCCGACGTCCCCCATCGCGGCGACCGGGCGGGGTCGACCGAGCTGGTCGGTGTCGGCGAGTCCGACGTCGTAGGCGTGCCGGGTCCAGAGGCTCGTCACGATGTCCGGGTTCTCCGCGAGCGGCCCGGAGGAAAAGAGCGCCGCCCAGGCGGCATCGCCGAGGGACTCGGATCCCATGCCGGGGATCCCCTCTGCGTGGAGCGCCGCGTCGAGGCGGTGCCAGAAATGGATGTAGGGATGGTTGGACAGCTCACGCGGCCAGGTCACCGCCGGACCGAACCAGAGCGTGTCCTCGAGCGTGAGGATCGGTGCACCCAGCAGATCCGTGTAGGGCTGGTTCCCCGGCGTCGTGTCGTCGAGATCGACGCCCGCCAGGAAGGCCTCGAAGTCCGCGGTGAAGGTCGCGGCGAAGGCCGGCAGGGCGTAGTGGCTCTCGATTCGATCGAGCACGATCGCCAGGAAGTCGTCGACCCCGCCTGCTCCCACGGCGTACTCGCCCATCAGCTCGAGGACGGGATAGACGGCATCCGGGATCTGGTCGAGCGCGCGGTCCCAGGGCTCGTAGTGCAGGACCGCGAGCTGTCCGGCGTCGCTCCCGATCGATTGGATGTGGCTCGATCGTGTGATGCCGCTCGTGCGCTCGACGACCTCGTCGATGGTCAGGGCCTCGAGGTCGCCCGTCTGCGGGAAGTGCCGGCGGGAGAGGGAGCGCCAGGTGGGTTGCCCGATGGGCACGAGGATCTGGCTGAAGTCGAGGACGCCGAGCCGGTTGTAGCCGAGGCTGCGGAAGTAGAAGCTCGATCCGGTGAAGACGTCGTGGTCGTAGGTCGTACCGCCGATCTCGTGGACGGTGTTTCCAGCGATGATCGAGTGGCCGATCACCATGTCCTCGACCGCGTGGGCGTTGCCGATCGTCGCGGCGACCCCGCCGGCGAGGTTCGGCTTGTCGAGATCGTCGGTCCGCGGCACACCGTGGACCTCGTTCTCGACGATCGTCACCGACTCGAGCTGGACGTAGCCGTTCGAGAGGTAGAGGCCGCCGCCACGCCAGTAGCCCGTCGCCAACACGAAGGGCGGCAGTCCGGGCGCGGGCTCGACGAGGTTCGTGGCGACGGTGCTGTTGCGGACGACGAGACGTTTTCGGTTTCCGATCCCGCCACCGTCGCTGTAGACGCCGCCGCCGTAGGTGAAGAGTCCCTGGATCCGATTGCCGGAGACCGACGAGTCCTCGATCGTCGAGGTCGTGAGCGTGTCGATCGCACCGCCGACGGAGAAGACGCCGCCCCCCGCCGCTCCGCCGCCCAGCACGGAGTTGCCCGCGACGACGCAGCGCTCCATCCAGACGAGATTCGCGTAGACGCCCCCGCCGAACGCGCCGCGGTCGCGGGACGGATCGAAGTCGCCCTCGACGTGATTGTCGAAGATCTCGCAGTCCTCGAGTCGCGCCAGCCCCCAGACGGCGATCCCGCCGCCACGGGCGAGGGTCCA harbors:
- a CDS encoding PEP-CTERM sorting domain-containing protein; translated protein: MRFPASSWAGLILSTLAASVAGATGASIEFFEATPVALSGSGRQVLLAGVYTDPTATPSLFRNQVAGLWDLDERSYERIDAGEFGFGTAWADLSTDGTTIVGTAGSRAPGGEIGGPFRWRKGSGFEQLETTETDPLRFNPYSTLGTSGNGDLVIGSFGPGLRFGDPTEGVFWDASGDLVEAPSEPEGVVSFFEHISDDGLTLAGIRQEVLGDRVRSTAIRWTEEAGPIELVPAALLASTSRTTALSGDGGVAFGTYRLDSPEFPRAFVVDSKHGFLDLGNLLPDALTGSLLASSQDGRVAVGDASLFGRAEGSFVTPTEAILWESGKGARRLAEILEELGVDLRGARLQSAIDVSADGTRVLGRTSEGYAFVAVIPEPSTAILMGLGLLGLAAGSTRSRRPLRR